The Roseococcus microcysteis genome contains a region encoding:
- a CDS encoding histidine phosphatase family protein, translating into MIFLRHGQSEFNLLFTQTRRDPGIIDPKLTPLGHEQAERAAEELAKRDIRRVITSPYTRALQTATPVARALGLPLTVTPTVRERYAFTCDVGTPVSHLQRDWPTVGFHAIEEIWWPPIEEPEDQVLARAALFRAEMAALDDWAHTLVVSHWGFILAFTGQSVMNGQMIEADPTAGAPETVVWRH; encoded by the coding sequence ATGATCTTCCTGCGCCACGGCCAGAGCGAGTTCAACCTTCTCTTCACCCAGACGCGCCGCGACCCCGGCATCATAGACCCGAAGCTGACCCCGCTGGGCCATGAACAGGCGGAACGCGCGGCCGAGGAATTGGCCAAGCGCGACATCCGCCGCGTCATCACCTCGCCCTATACCCGCGCCTTGCAGACCGCGACGCCGGTGGCGCGGGCGCTGGGGCTGCCACTGACGGTCACGCCCACGGTGCGCGAACGCTACGCCTTCACCTGCGACGTGGGCACGCCCGTCAGCCACCTCCAACGCGACTGGCCCACGGTGGGTTTCCACGCGATCGAGGAGATCTGGTGGCCCCCCATCGAGGAGCCGGAGGACCAGGTGCTGGCCCGCGCCGCCCTGTTCCGCGCCGAGATGGCGGCCCTGGACGACTGGGCGCACACCCTGGTGGTGTCCCACTGGGGCTTCATCCTGGCCTTCACCGGGCAATCGGTCATGAACGGGCAGATGATCGAGGCCGACCCCACGGCCGGCGCGCCCGAGACCGTGGTCTGGAGGCATTGA
- a CDS encoding amidohydrolase family protein: protein MDTLLVTGGVVVTLDPTRRVIPDGAVAIQGGRITAVGPRAEVEAAVPSPTRVLDARGKAILPGFVDSHAHAGHGLVKTMGNGDSAAWMEACRVIYTTASPPSFWAAEARLAGLERLMAGVTTGVSLLGGGDSIMRVDSPAAGEARAQAIAEIGIREVMAVGPTRPPFPRRYDERDVSFTEQLEVMGLLFERLHGKGLMRLCTLMPVYREAQHDAAKVAEIRAQGEAVRALGARFGARFHQDGHRNGSIAMADGMFGLLGPDAFLSHCVDLTDADIETLARTGAHVVHNPTAIAAVRGFCPVVRMLEAGVNVVIGSDGTAPDRSGDMLRHGFAAMRYAQQHARDDRLLPPGRILEMMTIDAARALGMEDEVGSLEPGKRADVITVDLTAPHMAPANMPVSRVIHFATGADVRDVVVEGRVLMEARRVPHLDPAGIVAEAESATAAMLRQSGLEALTLEEPGWGRIRRG, encoded by the coding sequence ATGGACACGCTCCTCGTCACCGGCGGCGTGGTGGTCACGCTGGACCCCACGCGCCGCGTCATCCCCGATGGCGCGGTGGCCATCCAGGGCGGGCGCATCACGGCCGTGGGCCCCCGCGCCGAGGTGGAGGCCGCCGTCCCCTCCCCTACGCGCGTGCTGGACGCGCGCGGCAAGGCCATCCTGCCCGGCTTCGTGGACAGCCACGCCCATGCCGGGCATGGGCTGGTCAAGACCATGGGCAATGGCGACAGCGCGGCCTGGATGGAAGCCTGCCGCGTCATCTACACCACGGCCTCGCCGCCCTCCTTCTGGGCGGCGGAGGCGCGGCTGGCGGGGCTGGAACGCCTCATGGCCGGCGTCACCACCGGCGTCTCCCTGCTGGGCGGCGGCGATTCCATCATGCGCGTGGACAGCCCCGCGGCCGGCGAGGCGCGGGCCCAGGCCATCGCGGAGATCGGCATCCGCGAAGTGATGGCCGTGGGCCCCACCCGCCCGCCCTTCCCCCGCCGCTATGACGAGCGCGACGTGTCCTTCACGGAACAGCTGGAGGTCATGGGCCTGCTCTTCGAGCGGCTGCACGGGAAGGGGCTGATGCGGCTCTGCACGCTGATGCCCGTCTATCGCGAGGCGCAGCACGACGCCGCGAAGGTGGCCGAGATCCGTGCCCAGGGCGAGGCGGTCCGCGCGCTGGGCGCCCGCTTCGGCGCCCGCTTCCACCAGGACGGGCACCGCAACGGCTCCATCGCCATGGCGGATGGGATGTTCGGGCTGCTGGGGCCGGACGCCTTCCTCTCGCACTGCGTGGACCTGACCGATGCGGACATCGAGACGCTCGCCCGCACCGGCGCCCATGTGGTTCACAACCCGACGGCCATCGCCGCCGTGCGCGGCTTCTGCCCCGTGGTGCGGATGCTGGAGGCGGGGGTGAACGTCGTCATCGGCAGCGATGGCACCGCGCCCGACCGCAGCGGCGACATGCTGCGCCACGGCTTCGCCGCCATGCGCTACGCCCAGCAGCACGCCCGCGACGACAGGCTGCTGCCGCCGGGCCGCATCCTGGAGATGATGACGATTGACGCCGCCCGCGCGCTCGGCATGGAGGATGAGGTCGGCAGCCTGGAACCCGGCAAGCGCGCGGATGTGATCACGGTGGACCTCACCGCCCCGCACATGGCGCCAGCCAACATGCCCGTTTCCCGCGTCATCCACTTCGCCACCGGGGCCGATGTGCGCGACGTGGTGGTGGAGGGCCGCGTGCTGATGGAGGCGCGCCGCGTGCCGCACCTCGACCCCGCCGGCATCGTGGCCGAGGCCGAATCCGCCACCGCCGCCATGCTGCGCCAATCGGGGCTGGAGGCGCTCACGCTGGAGGAGCCGGGCTGGGGGCGTATCCGCCGCGGCTGA
- the eutC gene encoding ethanolamine ammonia-lyase subunit EutC: MTLVPTHSLRRFTSARVALGRAGTSLPTAAHLDFQEAHAAARDAVWSALDPDALGLDAPVVQSEARDRREYLLRPDLGRRLRAEDRARLSRTGGVVVVVADGLCATGVQSQAAPLLRALGADWPVVVALQARVALGDDIAHVMGAEAVVVMIGERPGLSAQDSVGLYLTWAPRPGRSDAERNCISNIRPGGLSHADAAAKLHWLLRGARALGASGVALKDDMPAQNRLAP; this comes from the coding sequence ATGACGTTGGTCCCGACCCACAGCCTGCGCCGCTTCACCTCCGCCCGCGTGGCGTTGGGCCGCGCCGGCACCTCCCTGCCCACGGCGGCGCATCTGGATTTCCAGGAGGCGCATGCCGCCGCGCGCGACGCCGTCTGGTCCGCGCTGGACCCTGACGCGCTGGGCCTCGACGCGCCCGTGGTGCAAAGCGAGGCGCGCGACCGGCGCGAATACCTGCTGCGCCCCGACCTCGGCCGCCGCCTGCGCGCGGAGGACCGCGCCCGCCTGTCCAGGACGGGCGGCGTGGTGGTCGTGGTGGCGGACGGGTTGTGCGCCACCGGCGTGCAATCCCAGGCCGCCCCGCTGCTGCGCGCCCTGGGCGCGGATTGGCCCGTTGTCGTGGCGCTGCAAGCTCGCGTGGCCCTGGGCGATGACATCGCCCACGTCATGGGTGCGGAGGCCGTGGTGGTCATGATCGGCGAAAGGCCCGGCCTCTCGGCGCAGGACAGCGTGGGCCTCTACCTCACCTGGGCGCCCCGCCCCGGCCGCTCCGATGCCGAGCGCAACTGCATCAGCAACATCCGCCCCGGCGGGCTGTCCCACGCCGATGCCGCGGCCAAGCTGCACTGGCTGCTGCGCGGCGCCCGCGCGCTGGGTGCCTCTGGCGTGGCGCTGAAGGACGACATGCCCGCCCAGAACCGGTTGGCACCCTGA
- a CDS encoding hydroxyacid dehydrogenase, giving the protein MPHVVLLRPVHADALARLEAEPGYTVETLLNPNKDNLPGVMARADAIIVRATPINAEFLDISPKLSIVARHGVGYDAVDVPELTKRGIPLTVTADANALSVAEHAMMLMLNIAKQLKTFDINTRAEKWSTIDAPQAYDLSGMTVLVVGFGRIGGRVARLCHAFGMDVLVHDPAIPMNTVKGAGFRYAKTLQEGLAQADWVTMHCPSNAQNRGMVNAEFLAAMKPGARFINTARGTLVQEEALAAALRTGQVGAAGVDVFWEEPVKASNPLLNAPNVIATPHSAAGTDQGMRRMGLSAVSSIIGHFKGELDEDMVINKEVLRGNR; this is encoded by the coding sequence ATGCCCCATGTCGTTCTCCTGCGTCCTGTCCATGCTGATGCGCTCGCGCGGCTGGAGGCCGAGCCCGGCTACACGGTCGAGACGCTGCTGAATCCCAACAAGGACAACCTGCCGGGCGTGATGGCGCGGGCGGATGCGATCATCGTGCGCGCGACGCCGATCAACGCGGAATTCCTGGACATCTCGCCCAAGCTGTCCATCGTGGCGCGGCATGGCGTGGGCTATGACGCGGTGGACGTGCCGGAGCTGACGAAGCGCGGCATTCCCCTGACGGTCACGGCCGATGCCAACGCGCTCTCGGTGGCCGAGCACGCGATGATGCTGATGCTGAACATCGCGAAGCAGCTCAAGACCTTCGACATCAACACCCGCGCGGAGAAATGGAGCACCATTGACGCGCCCCAGGCCTATGATTTGTCGGGCATGACGGTGCTGGTGGTGGGCTTCGGCCGCATCGGCGGGCGGGTGGCGCGGCTGTGCCACGCCTTCGGGATGGATGTGCTGGTGCATGACCCGGCGATCCCGATGAACACGGTGAAGGGCGCCGGCTTCCGCTATGCCAAGACCCTGCAGGAAGGCCTGGCGCAGGCGGATTGGGTGACGATGCATTGCCCGTCCAACGCGCAGAATCGCGGCATGGTGAACGCGGAATTCCTGGCGGCGATGAAGCCTGGCGCGCGCTTCATCAACACCGCGCGGGGAACCCTGGTGCAGGAGGAGGCGCTGGCCGCCGCACTCCGCACCGGCCAGGTGGGGGCCGCCGGCGTGGACGTGTTCTGGGAGGAGCCGGTGAAGGCCTCCAACCCGCTGCTGAACGCGCCCAACGTGATCGCGACGCCGCATTCGGCGGCGGGGACGGACCAGGGCATGCGGCGGATGGGGCTGTCGGCGGTGTCCTCCATCATCGGCCATTTCAAGGGCGAGCTGGACGAGGACATGGTCATCAACAAGGAAGTGCTGCGGGGGAACCGGTGA
- a CDS encoding Tim44/TimA family putative adaptor protein codes for MQGGFPIDLILFAMVAAFLVLRLRSVLGKRTGYERPPQQPQGVQGPTARAEGVAEEIMPAQRSNTRRVIPDVRSPTGAALARIASADPQFDPNTFLDGAEGAFGMIVAAFAQGDRETLRNLLSDDTYAGFEGAITAREQAGERQRTEIRSMHEMVVEGAELRGTVADVTVRFISDQVNMTTGRDGEIVAGSDAITEVIDIWTFQRDIATDDPAWRLVATRSG; via the coding sequence ATGCAGGGCGGTTTCCCGATTGATCTGATCCTCTTCGCCATGGTGGCTGCCTTCCTGGTGCTGCGCCTGCGCAGCGTGCTGGGCAAGCGCACCGGCTATGAGCGGCCGCCGCAGCAGCCCCAGGGCGTGCAGGGCCCCACGGCCCGTGCCGAGGGCGTGGCGGAGGAGATCATGCCCGCGCAGCGCAGCAACACGCGCCGCGTGATCCCGGATGTGCGTTCGCCCACCGGCGCGGCCTTGGCGCGCATTGCCAGCGCGGACCCGCAATTCGACCCGAACACCTTCCTGGACGGTGCCGAGGGCGCCTTCGGCATGATCGTGGCCGCCTTCGCCCAGGGCGACCGCGAGACGCTGCGCAACCTGCTCTCCGACGACACCTATGCCGGCTTCGAGGGCGCCATCACGGCGCGCGAGCAGGCGGGTGAGCGCCAGCGCACCGAAATCCGCTCCATGCACGAGATGGTGGTGGAAGGCGCGGAGCTGCGCGGCACGGTCGCCGATGTGACGGTGCGCTTCATCTCCGACCAGGTGAACATGACCACGGGCCGCGATGGCGAGATCGTGGCGGGTTCCGACGCCATCACCGAGGTGATCGACATCTGGACCTTCCAGCGCGACATCGCGACCGATGACCCGGCCTGGCGCTTGGTGGCCACCCGCTCGGGCTGA
- a CDS encoding phosphonopyruvate decarboxylase, translating to MSHSTVETAPDAQADWPDGIYALLKQYSIRQVALVPDAGHSRLIKRCLADNELRVVTLTTEEEGIALMQGAWLGGERSVMLMQSSGVGNCINMLSLSSIHRTPMPMIVTMRGDFGEFNPAQVAMGQATQAVLEAMGTLVHRADRAEDVLPTVEASLKLAFNTFRPTATLIGQRVLGAKTFGKD from the coding sequence ATGAGTCACAGCACGGTCGAGACCGCGCCCGATGCCCAGGCCGATTGGCCCGATGGCATCTATGCGCTGCTCAAGCAGTATTCAATCCGCCAGGTGGCGCTGGTGCCGGATGCGGGACATTCGCGCCTGATCAAGCGCTGCCTCGCCGACAACGAACTCCGCGTGGTGACGCTCACCACCGAGGAGGAGGGCATCGCCCTCATGCAGGGCGCCTGGCTGGGCGGCGAGCGCTCGGTGATGCTCATGCAGTCCTCGGGCGTGGGGAACTGCATCAACATGCTCTCCCTGTCCTCCATCCATCGCACACCCATGCCGATGATCGTGACGATGCGCGGCGATTTCGGCGAGTTCAACCCGGCGCAGGTCGCCATGGGCCAGGCGACCCAGGCGGTGCTGGAGGCCATGGGCACCCTCGTCCACCGCGCCGACCGCGCGGAGGATGTGCTGCCCACCGTGGAAGCCTCCCTCAAGCTCGCCTTCAACACCTTCCGCCCCACCGCCACGCTGATCGGCCAGCGGGTGCTGGGCGCCAAGACCTTCGGGAAGGACTGA
- a CDS encoding MmgE/PrpD family protein yields the protein MNPLLVLAEHAASWRTAPLDADLDRHARRALIDWFACVLAGARKEPATPMARALAAERGTGQAVSYTDGARTGLRHAALINGTASHIVEFDDIWRWGVYHPGCPTIAAALAAAQSRGTDMAALLRAMTAGYEVSCRIAQAVQPSHYDYWHTTGTVGTFGAAAAVAVLLDCDAGQTAHAIATAATMAGGLQQAFRGDGMSKPLHPGHAAEAGALAAMAAREGMTGALDVLHGEAGFAAATSEDTGKWDKPLSLIGKPLAITEMTIKNHGCCGHIFAALDAVRELQRAHGFTADDVAGVHVAGYAATKNVCDRPEARTEQECRFSTQFTVATMLLHGAVRLSAFDEARLSDPAIRAVMPRITVSQDAECEAAFPAQRSAKVTIRLRDGRELYQFQPTRKGDPDAPLTDQDLSEKFLELVAPETGAEAAASLLESLWKGSALPGLVALR from the coding sequence GTGAACCCGCTTCTCGTCCTGGCGGAGCACGCGGCGTCCTGGCGCACGGCCCCGCTGGACGCCGACCTCGACCGCCACGCCCGCCGCGCGCTGATCGACTGGTTCGCCTGCGTGCTGGCCGGCGCGCGCAAGGAGCCGGCCACGCCCATGGCGCGGGCGCTGGCCGCCGAACGCGGCACGGGCCAGGCCGTCAGCTACACCGATGGCGCGCGGACCGGGCTGCGCCACGCGGCACTCATCAACGGCACGGCCAGCCATATCGTGGAGTTCGACGACATCTGGCGCTGGGGCGTCTATCACCCCGGCTGCCCGACCATCGCGGCGGCGCTGGCGGCGGCGCAGTCGCGCGGCACGGATATGGCGGCGCTGCTGCGCGCCATGACGGCAGGCTATGAGGTCTCCTGCCGCATCGCCCAGGCGGTGCAGCCCTCGCATTACGACTACTGGCACACCACCGGCACGGTCGGCACCTTCGGGGCCGCCGCCGCGGTCGCCGTGCTGCTGGACTGTGATGCCGGGCAGACGGCCCATGCCATCGCCACCGCCGCCACCATGGCGGGCGGGCTGCAACAGGCCTTCCGCGGCGATGGGATGAGCAAGCCGCTGCACCCGGGCCATGCGGCGGAAGCCGGGGCACTCGCCGCCATGGCGGCGCGCGAGGGCATGACCGGCGCGCTGGACGTGCTGCATGGCGAGGCGGGCTTCGCCGCCGCCACCAGCGAGGACACGGGCAAGTGGGACAAGCCGCTCTCACTGATCGGCAAGCCGCTCGCCATCACGGAAATGACCATCAAGAACCATGGCTGCTGCGGGCATATCTTCGCGGCGCTGGATGCGGTGCGGGAATTGCAGCGCGCCCATGGCTTCACGGCGGATGACGTGGCGGGCGTGCATGTCGCGGGCTATGCGGCGACGAAGAATGTCTGCGACCGGCCCGAGGCGCGGACCGAGCAGGAATGCCGCTTCTCCACCCAGTTCACGGTGGCGACCATGCTGCTGCATGGGGCGGTGCGGCTCTCCGCCTTCGACGAGGCCCGCCTGTCGGACCCCGCCATCCGCGCCGTGATGCCCCGCATCACCGTCAGCCAGGACGCGGAGTGCGAGGCCGCCTTCCCCGCCCAGCGCAGCGCCAAGGTGACCATCCGGCTGCGCGACGGGCGGGAGCTGTATCAGTTCCAGCCCACCCGCAAGGGCGACCCGGACGCGCCGCTGACCGACCAGGACCTGTCGGAAAAATTCCTGGAGCTGGTGGCGCCGGAGACCGGGGCGGAGGCCGCGGCTTCGCTGCTGGAATCGCTCTGGAAAGGGTCCGCGCTGCCCGGCCTCGTCGCGCTGCGCTGA
- a CDS encoding ethanolamine ammonia-lyase subunit EutB, translating into MAFRQSVAGTQYVFEDLRTLLARATPFRSGDALAGVAAQSGAERVAAQRALADVPLKHFLHEAVIPYEADDVTRLIMDGHDPNGFAPIAHLTVGGFRDWLLAAPPEALPPIRRGITPEMAAAVSKIMRLSDLVTVAAKCRVVTRFRNTIGLPGTLSIRLQPNDPTDDARGVAAAVLDGLLLGAGDAVIGVNPATDNVTQVMTLLEMLEGVRTRFDIPTQSCVLCHVTTALLAMERGAPTDLVFQSIGGTQGVNESFGVTLPLLAEAQSAALALQRGTVGQNVMYFETGQGSALSANAHHGVDQQTLEARAYAVARAFDPLLVNSVVGFIGPEYLFDGKQIARAGLEDHFCGKLLGLPMGVDVCYTNHAEADQDDMDALLINLAVAGVTYIMGVPGADDVMLAYQSTSFHDGLTARALLGKTPAPEFAAWLERMGIGDGARIPERMAPALIGLS; encoded by the coding sequence ATGGCATTCCGGCAGAGCGTGGCGGGCACCCAATACGTGTTCGAGGATCTGCGGACGCTGCTGGCCCGCGCCACGCCCTTCCGCTCGGGCGATGCGCTGGCCGGTGTCGCGGCGCAAAGCGGGGCCGAGCGGGTGGCCGCGCAGCGGGCGCTGGCCGATGTGCCGCTGAAGCATTTTCTCCATGAGGCGGTGATCCCGTATGAGGCGGATGACGTCACGCGCCTCATCATGGATGGGCATGATCCCAACGGTTTCGCGCCCATCGCGCATCTGACGGTGGGCGGTTTCCGCGACTGGCTGCTGGCCGCCCCGCCCGAGGCGCTGCCGCCCATCCGGCGCGGGATCACGCCCGAGATGGCGGCGGCCGTCTCCAAGATCATGCGCCTGTCCGACCTGGTCACGGTGGCGGCGAAGTGCCGCGTGGTGACGCGCTTCCGCAACACCATCGGGCTGCCGGGCACCCTCTCCATCCGCCTCCAGCCCAACGACCCGACCGATGACGCGCGCGGCGTGGCCGCCGCCGTGCTGGACGGACTGCTGCTGGGCGCGGGCGATGCCGTGATCGGCGTGAACCCCGCCACCGACAACGTGACCCAGGTGATGACGCTGCTGGAGATGCTCGAAGGGGTCCGCACCCGCTTTGACATCCCGACGCAAAGCTGCGTGCTGTGCCATGTGACGACCGCGCTGCTGGCCATGGAACGCGGCGCGCCGACCGACCTGGTGTTCCAGTCCATCGGCGGCACCCAGGGCGTGAATGAGAGCTTCGGCGTGACGCTGCCTTTGCTGGCCGAGGCGCAATCCGCCGCGCTGGCGTTGCAACGCGGCACGGTCGGCCAGAACGTGATGTATTTCGAGACGGGCCAGGGCAGCGCGCTCTCGGCCAATGCCCATCACGGCGTGGACCAGCAGACCCTCGAGGCCCGCGCCTATGCGGTGGCCCGCGCCTTCGACCCGCTGCTGGTGAATTCCGTGGTGGGCTTCATCGGCCCCGAATACCTCTTCGACGGCAAGCAGATCGCGCGCGCGGGGCTGGAGGATCATTTCTGCGGCAAGCTGCTCGGCCTGCCGATGGGCGTGGATGTCTGCTACACCAACCACGCCGAGGCCGACCAGGACGACATGGACGCGCTGCTCATCAACCTGGCCGTGGCGGGCGTCACCTACATCATGGGCGTGCCGGGGGCGGATGACGTGATGCTGGCCTACCAATCCACCAGCTTCCACGACGGACTCACGGCGCGCGCTTTGCTGGGCAAGACGCCCGCGCCCGAATTCGCGGCCTGGCTGGAGCGGATGGGCATTGGCGACGGCGCGCGCATTCCCGAACGCATGGCGCCGGCGCTGATCGGCCTGTCATGA
- a CDS encoding bifunctional folylpolyglutamate synthase/dihydrofolate synthase has translation MNALIGGRSEPIIARMHALHPKLIDLSLGRLEALLARLGHPERKLPPVIHVAGTNGKGSTCAVLRAVAEAAGQRVHAYTSPHLVRFHERIRLAGHLVSDEALAAALEEVERVNGDTPITVFEITTAVAFLLFSRVPADVLVLEVGLGGRFDATNVVRDPAVTAIASISMDHMDFLGNDLASIAFEKAGIIKPGTPCATGAQHPEALSVIAARAAELGAPLLARGAAWDMDATGYRDAHGAIPLPRFGLPGAHQPDNAGIALAALRAWNPAWLTDAACAAGVAMARWPARLQRLHGRLAPPAPWELWLDGGHNEGAGRALAETLAGWRDRPLHLIVGMKQGKTVEGFLAPLMPLATTLTAIREVGQHLAMPVEEIIAASGGRAEAGPDLATALPRLLAGAAPGRILVCGSLYLAGEVLKADGTLPD, from the coding sequence ATGAACGCGCTCATCGGCGGGCGGAGCGAGCCCATCATCGCGCGGATGCACGCGCTGCATCCGAAGCTGATCGACCTCAGCCTGGGCCGGCTGGAGGCGTTGCTGGCGCGCCTCGGCCACCCCGAGCGCAAGCTGCCGCCCGTCATCCATGTGGCGGGCACCAATGGCAAGGGCAGCACCTGCGCCGTGCTGCGCGCCGTGGCGGAAGCGGCCGGGCAGCGCGTGCACGCCTACACATCGCCGCATCTGGTGCGCTTCCATGAGCGCATCAGGCTGGCGGGCCACCTCGTCTCCGACGAGGCGCTGGCGGCCGCGCTGGAAGAGGTGGAGCGGGTGAATGGCGACACGCCCATCACCGTCTTCGAGATCACGACCGCCGTCGCCTTCCTGCTGTTCAGCCGCGTGCCGGCCGATGTGCTGGTGCTGGAGGTGGGGCTGGGCGGCCGCTTCGACGCGACCAATGTGGTGCGCGACCCCGCCGTGACCGCCATCGCCAGCATCTCCATGGACCACATGGATTTCCTGGGAAATGACCTGGCCTCCATCGCCTTCGAGAAGGCGGGCATCATCAAGCCCGGCACCCCCTGCGCCACCGGGGCGCAGCACCCCGAGGCGCTGTCCGTCATCGCCGCGCGCGCGGCCGAACTGGGCGCCCCCCTGCTGGCGCGCGGCGCGGCCTGGGACATGGACGCCACGGGCTACCGCGACGCCCATGGCGCCATCCCCCTGCCCCGCTTCGGCCTCCCCGGCGCCCACCAGCCCGACAATGCCGGCATCGCCCTGGCCGCGCTGCGCGCCTGGAACCCCGCCTGGCTGACCGACGCCGCCTGCGCCGCGGGCGTGGCCATGGCGCGCTGGCCCGCCCGGCTGCAACGCCTGCACGGGCGCCTCGCCCCCCCGGCCCCCTGGGAACTCTGGCTGGATGGCGGGCACAATGAGGGCGCGGGGCGCGCGCTGGCCGAGACGCTGGCCGGCTGGCGCGACCGGCCGCTGCACCTGATCGTCGGCATGAAGCAGGGCAAGACGGTGGAGGGCTTCCTGGCGCCGCTCATGCCGCTCGCCACCACGCTGACCGCCATCCGCGAGGTGGGGCAGCACCTGGCCATGCCGGTGGAGGAGATCATCGCCGCCAGCGGCGGCCGGGCCGAAGCGGGGCCGGACCTCGCCACCGCCCTGCCGCGCCTGCTGGCGGGCGCCGCCCCGGGGCGCATCCTGGTCTGCGGCAGCCTCTACCTCGCCGGCGAGGTGCTGAAGGCGGACGGCACCCTGCCGGATTGA
- a CDS encoding thiamine pyrophosphate-dependent enzyme: MLAPSGKIDRRELTRALLQDRGGMLVIAGLGAPAWDITAIGDSPQNLPLWGGMGGAAMIGLGLALAQPSRRVLVLTGDGEMLMGIGSLATIAHQAPKNLAIVVQDNEHYGETGMQETATRHGTDLATMARGAGLKHTMLVTEAGDVPALVKAAREGDGPFFGVVKVDAGNKPLVLPPREGAILQARMREHLMGPQAHLA; this comes from the coding sequence ATGCTCGCACCCTCGGGGAAGATCGACCGGCGCGAACTCACCCGCGCCCTGCTGCAAGACCGTGGCGGCATGCTGGTCATCGCGGGCCTCGGCGCGCCGGCCTGGGACATCACGGCCATCGGCGACAGCCCGCAGAACCTGCCGCTCTGGGGCGGCATGGGCGGGGCGGCGATGATCGGCCTTGGCCTTGCTTTGGCCCAACCCAGCCGCCGCGTGCTGGTGCTGACCGGCGATGGCGAGATGCTGATGGGCATCGGCAGCCTCGCCACCATCGCGCACCAGGCGCCGAAGAACCTCGCCATCGTCGTCCAGGACAATGAACACTACGGCGAGACAGGCATGCAGGAGACGGCGACGCGCCACGGCACGGACCTCGCCACCATGGCGCGCGGGGCGGGCCTCAAGCACACCATGCTCGTCACCGAGGCCGGCGACGTGCCCGCCCTGGTCAAGGCCGCCCGCGAAGGCGACGGCCCCTTCTTCGGCGTGGTGAAGGTGGATGCGGGCAACAAGCCCCTCGTCCTGCCGCCCCGCGAAGGCGCCATCCTGCAGGCCAGGATGCGGGAACACCTCATGGGGCCGCAGGCGCACCTCGCGTGA
- the arfB gene encoding alternative ribosome rescue aminoacyl-tRNA hydrolase ArfB, whose translation MVEEDFLRSSGPGGQNVNKLETAVQLRYNAAAANLSERVMMRLTTLAGRRMTKDGVVVLTAQRHRLRERNREDAMQRLQALLDEAAAPPPPSAAPPSPRAAPSSGGWTARRSAAPPSGCGAHLHRNDAAFTPGPWGGEAPRRIYSPCGPFWLSSR comes from the coding sequence TTGGTCGAGGAGGATTTCCTCCGGTCCTCCGGCCCTGGCGGGCAGAACGTCAACAAGCTCGAAACCGCCGTCCAGCTCCGCTACAACGCCGCCGCCGCGAACCTGTCCGAGCGGGTGATGATGCGCCTCACCACATTGGCCGGCCGCCGCATGACCAAGGACGGCGTGGTGGTGCTCACCGCCCAGCGCCACCGCCTGCGCGAGCGCAACCGCGAGGACGCGATGCAACGCCTCCAGGCCCTGCTGGACGAGGCCGCCGCACCCCCGCCCCCATCCGCCGCGCCACCAAGCCCACGCGCGGCTCCCAGCAGCGGCGGATGGACAGCAAGACGAAGCGCGGCACCACCAAGCGGCTGCGGGGCTCACCTCCATCGGAATGACGCAGCCTTCACCCCCGGCCCATGGGGGGGTGAAGCGCCAAGGCGCATATATTCCCCATGCGGTCCATTCTGGCTCTCTTCTCGTTGA